The genomic region CGTGCAAACGCTGGCCACGCAAATTACGGCCGGCAAGCAGAACCGCACGTTTGTCGTGATCTTGTCGCCGGTGGTGCAGATCCCTACCGAGCTGGAAAAAGCATTTGCCGTGATTGAGCATGAGCTGCCCGACCGCGATCAGATCGAACAGATCGCACATGGCGTGGCTACAGAGCCGGGTGAAATTCCCGATGGCGATGGCTTGGTCAGCGTTCTTGATGCTGCCGCCGGCTTGACCCGCATGGAGGCCGAAAACGCCTTCTCATTGAGCCTCGTGCGCCATCAGCGGCTCGAGCCTGAGGCGATTTGGGAGCTAAAGTCCGGCATGCTGAAGAAAAGCGGCACGCTGCAATTGCATCGGGGCAGCGAGCGGTTCAGTGACCTCGGGGGTATGGAAGCGCTGAAGAGCTTCTGCCTTCGAGCCATGCGGCGGCGGGCCAATCGAAGCTCCGATGTGCGGCCGCGTGGCGTCCTGCTGCTGTCTCCGGCCGGCTGTGGTAAGTCTGCGTTCTGCAAATCGCTGGGCAACGAAACCGGCAGGCCGGTGCTGACGCTTGACGTGGGCTCATTGCTTGGAAGCCTAGTTGGCCAGAGTGAGCAGAACATCCGCCACGCTTTGCGGATCGCCGATGCAATGGCACCCTGCGTTCTATTCTGCGATGAAATTGAGAAGGCGCTGAGCGGTGTTGCCAGCTCAGGGCAAACGGATTCTGGTGTCTCGGCTCGCCTGTTTGGCCGCTTGCTGACTTGGCTCAACGACCACGAAAGCGATGTGTTCTTCGTGGGCACATGCAACGACATCAGCAAATTGCCACCTGAGTTTTCCAGGGCCGAGCGCTTTGACGGTGTGTTCTTCGTCGATCTGCCAGACGTGGCACAACGTCGGGCCATCTGGAAGCTGTACATCGACAAGTTTGGCTTGGATGCAGCGCAGCCCAAGCCGGTCGATGCTGATTGGACTGGCGCGGAAATTCGCGCATGTTGCCGCTTGGCGGCGCTGCTCGAAGTCTCGTTGGTTGAAGCAGCACAGAATGTGGTGCCTGTTGCCAGGACTGCCGGTGAGGCGGTGGAGCGATTACGGACCTGGGCCCATGAACGCTGTTTATCGGCCGATCAGCCGGGGATCTACAAGCGCGATGGCGTCCGTGGCCAAAAGCCGGGCCGTAAGGTCAATCGCGATCCGTCCAATAACTGAGGGCTGAACGCAAGAAGGCCTGCGCAACTCAATTACCGGTAATTAGACGATGGCTGTAGTGTGTCCAACAATGGAGGCAATAACATGCCTGACCTGCAAGACGGTGAGTCAACAGAAATCAAAGGCTCAGCCCGTCTACCGTATATCCTGAAGAATGTCGGCGGCGTCTACTCATGCAGTTGCCCAGCTTGGCGAAATCAATCACTTCCAATCGAACGCCGCACCTGCAAACACCTGATCAGATTCCGTGGTGAACAAGCCGAAACAGAACGCCTCGCTC from Pirellulales bacterium harbors:
- a CDS encoding AAA family ATPase, translated to MTLSVRLAEYVRACFTGLWVESHEHDDALAEIAQLCRHENWRLATWSIDQGLKIAGQTADVDTGTNDPLAAIRSLNAFSGTDSSALLVLVNFHRFLNSAEVVQTLATQITAGKQNRTFVVILSPVVQIPTELEKAFAVIEHELPDRDQIEQIAHGVATEPGEIPDGDGLVSVLDAAAGLTRMEAENAFSLSLVRHQRLEPEAIWELKSGMLKKSGTLQLHRGSERFSDLGGMEALKSFCLRAMRRRANRSSDVRPRGVLLLSPAGCGKSAFCKSLGNETGRPVLTLDVGSLLGSLVGQSEQNIRHALRIADAMAPCVLFCDEIEKALSGVASSGQTDSGVSARLFGRLLTWLNDHESDVFFVGTCNDISKLPPEFSRAERFDGVFFVDLPDVAQRRAIWKLYIDKFGLDAAQPKPVDADWTGAEIRACCRLAALLEVSLVEAAQNVVPVARTAGEAVERLRTWAHERCLSADQPGIYKRDGVRGQKPGRKVNRDPSNN